From a region of the Malania oleifera isolate guangnan ecotype guangnan chromosome 12, ASM2987363v1, whole genome shotgun sequence genome:
- the LOC131145183 gene encoding cysteine proteinase inhibitor 5-like produces the protein MLMAKFLPTIGSPALIIVAAATVLIFVSVLAPVSAAGGSIVGARTELPNVQANEEVQELGRFCVEEYNRRLQESGRVGAVSGGVLVFSEVVEAQTQVVSGIKYYLRIAATEVGVKKMCDAVVVEKPWVKSNSKELLDFAPSSN, from the coding sequence ATGCTAATGGCGAAATTCCTACCGACGATCGGGTCTCCGGCGCTGATCATCGTCGCGGCAGCAACAGTTTTGATCTTCGTTTCCGTCCTTGCTCCCGTCTCGGCCGCCGGTGGGTCAATAGTCGGAGCGAGGACGGAGTTGCCGAACGTGCAGGCGAACGAGGAGGTGCAGGAGCTGGGGAGGTTCTGCGTGGAGGAGTACAACCGGCGGCTCCAGGAATCCGGCCGCGTGGGGGCTGTCTCCGGTGGGGTGCTGGTGTTCTCGGAGGTCGTGGAGGCACAGACGCAGGTGGTGTCGGGGATTAAGTACTACCTGAGGATTGCGGCGACCGAGGTCGGGGTGAAGAAGATGTGCGACGCGGTGGTGGTAGAGAAGCCGTGGGTGAAGTCCAACTCCAAGGAACTCCTCGACTTCGCACCCTCCTCCAACTGA